In Gammaproteobacteria bacterium, the DNA window CCATGGAACATATACATTACCTAATGTTGATGAGAATACTTAATATAAAATTGAAGCTAGATTTCCTCAAGATAGTTTGAATTATATTAGAGACTATGCTGTTACAATTTCAGACGCAATCAAATCATATAATGAATATGTTAACACAGATGTTAATCAAAGTTATAACCACAACTATTTGAAACATGGTTTAGGATTTTTAATTGGTGACATCAATCTAAACACTAAATTTGATGGTGGAGACCCTTATGGGATTTACGCTTCAGTTTCAGGGTTAAAACCTATTGATACTTCAAAATTGATAAATGTTTTCAGTAAAGCGGAATACGATTCTCTTGTAATGGGAAGTAACCAATGGACTGATTGGGTTAATTACTCAAATAGAGGAACTTTCATTTATGATAGTGTTGGATTAACTAATTTATCGGTAGACATCAAATATTTTGTTTTAGGTGATGTTGATAGAACACACTCTTCACCTGTATTTAATGGAGCAACTGAAATATTCGCAGCAATCTACAAAGGACAATTTGATGTGAATATTCCTGATGTTTATTCTGTAGGTGAACCAATGTATGTTCCATTTAATATCAATACAAATGGAGAATTGAGCAATGGTTTACAATTTGAGGTAAAGTATGATGTAAATAAAGTTTCATTCGATGAGATGGTATCAAACTTGCAAGGTCCGTGGTTACAATATGTGACTCACGACAATGCAAATGGTATTGTTAGATTCGGAGCAATGAATAATCAAAAAAATGGGTCGCTACAAGGGTTAGCGACCCCTTTTAATTTAAAATTTATAGCCAAAACACCAACGGATGATATCTCAACCGATGTTGTAATTAGACAATTAATGGATGCCTCAGATAAAGAAGGAGACCATTTTAATATTGTGTTAGCGTCACAAAGAGTTGTGATGATGTATAAAATGACACAAGTAGTGAATAATATCACAGAGCCAACGATTAGTATTTACCCTAATCCAAATACAGGTAATTTTACAACAGAATTTGAATTATTACCTAACACAAACATGAACGCATCTATTTATGATTATCAAGGTAAACTAATGATTAACTTAGGAGATGTTAACTCAGATGGACTTAATACAAAAATTATAAAATATGTGACCCATCCAGAACTACCTCAAGGGAACTATTTATTGGTATTATCTAATAATAATAAACAAATAACTAAACCTTTTACAAAACTTTAAAAAAATGTCAGAAGAACAAAATGTAGAGACAAATGACGGAACTTGGTCAGGTCTTAAAAAAACAATCATTGGAGTGTTAACAACACTTGTTACCGCAGGTGGTGTGTGGTTAAGCAGTCAATTATTTGGTGGTCATGAAGAGGCACCGGCACAGGCAACACAACAAGTTGCTCCTGTTATTAACATTAACAACACTCAACAGCAACAACAATCAGGTGGAAACACAACAACAATTATTAAAGAAAAAGTTGTTGAGAAGTCAGCGCCACAAGAAACAAAAAAAGCTGAGCCTAAACAAGACGAACTTAAAACTAAAGAACCACAATGGTAAAATACTTATTTAAATGGCGGTAGTTTATAGACACATAAGAGAAGACACCAATGAGGTGTTTTATATTGGGATTGGGAAGACAGATAAAAGAGCATATGAAAAAAATCGACATAGGAGTGATTTTTGGAAAAATATTGCTAAAAATGGGTTTAAGGTTGATATTATTTTTGATGACTTAACTTGGGAAGAGGCGGGTGAAAAGGAAAAGGAATTCATATTATTATATGGTAGAAAAGATAAAGGATTGGGAAGTTTAGTTAATATGACTGACGGAGGTGACGGAGGATATGGTATCATCGTAAAGGAGGGAACAAAAGAAAAAATAAGATTATTCCAACTATCACTTAATAAAAAAGGAAAACCGGGTAGAAAACAATCAAGTGAAATTAGAGAAAAAATAAAAAAAAATCACCCAAAGTTGCTACCTATGCGGTGAGAAACAAAAAAGCCCCCCCCCCCCCGGGAGAGGGGTTGGGGTGAGGGCGGGAATTTGTTGATTTGTCAGTATCACGCCCTCACCCCCGGCCCCTCTCCCGGAGGGAGAGGGGAGAAAAGCGCTATTTTCGTTCCCCCTCCCAACGAGAGGAGGAGCGATACAACTTTACGTTAGTGGCCATCCAACCTGGGGGCAGAGTCATCATGAATAAGGTATTGATCAGCTTTCTTGGCAAGGCAAGAAAGGAAGATAACGGAAAATATCGTACTGCTCGCTATCGATTCGACAATGGAACGGTAGAAGAAACCCGTTATTTCGGACAAGCCTTGGCGAAACAGTTACCACTGGATAAGGTGATTCTTCTCGGTACCCAAGGCAGCATGTGGGATGTGCTGATGGATGATCTGGGACAAGGCGAAGAATTCGCCGAGGATCGCCTAGCACTAATCGACGAGGTGGATAATAATCAGGTGCAAGAAAGCCGATTGGAAATACTTACTCCCCTGCTAACACGGAAAATTGGAAAACCTTGCCGATTACGCCTTATCCCTTTTGGGCGCAACGAAGAGGAGCAGACTCGAATCCTGGAAATATTAACCAACGAAGTGAATGAAGGAGATGATGTTTATCTCGATGTGACCCATGGTTTTCGGCACCTGCCCATGCTGGGATTGCTGAGCGCATTGTATCTGCGCACGGTGAAGGAAGTATCCATCCAAGGGTTGTATTACGGCGCATTGGATATGTTGGATAAAAATACTGGGGAAACCCCGGTGTTGCGTTTGGATGGATTATTGACCATCGCCGATTGGATTGGCGCTATTGCTCGTTATGACCAAAGTGGTGATTATGGAGTATTCGCGCCCTTGCTATCCAATCATCTAAAAACGGATACGTTGAAGCTCGCTTCTTTTTACGAACGCACGAGTAATTCAGTAAAGGCCAAGGTACAGCTCTCAACATTCCATGGCTTATTCAAAAATGTAGAGTTATCTTCGATTGCCCGCCTATTCCGCGCCCCCTTGGAAAAGAGAATTGCATGGTTTAAGGAAAATGATCGTGCTAAAAGAGAATGGGAACTTGCCGAAAGATATCTTGAGAGGAAAGATTTTCTGCGCGCAACTATTTTCGGTTATGAATCCCTCGTAACCAAAGAAACATCCAAACGTAAATCTGATATTCACGACTTTGCCGAGCGCAAAAGTTCTGCGGAATCATTGAAAAAAGAACATAGAGACTTCAAAGAATTAGAATATCTTCGCAACGCTATGGCGCACGGGCTTCGGTCTGGGAAAAAAGAAATCAGTGACTCGTTGGATTCAGAAAGTGGTCTGGTAGAAAAGATCAAGAAATTATTCAAGAAACTCTAAATTTGTGAACCATTATGCCTACCCTCTATGTAACCGAGCCTGGAGCGACGGTACGGATCTTTGGGGAAAGCCTGCGCGTAACAGCGGAAGGGAATCGTGGTGATCGCGCTGCCTCTACCTCGCAACGTGCATTACTGGAGATTGCGCCACACCGTCTAGAACTAATTGGATTGGTGGGGCGAGTACATATTACCCTGGATGCCCTTAAACTCTGCCAGGAAAAAGGGATTGGGGTAGCTTGGTTTTCCTGGAATGGTCGATTTTTAGGGCGGATGGTTCCTGCGGCAGCACGTTCCGGTGATCTACGTTTAGCTCAATATCGGGTCATGGTGGATACCCATACCGCGATACAATTTGCACGAACAGTAATCACCGCAAAATGTTCCAACGCAGTGGCTGTTCTGCGGAGAATTCAATCCAATCAGCCAGGATTGGAGGAAGTATCTAAGGCTTTACGAAAATTGGTGGACATTCAGGAGAAAATCGTAGATTGCGATAATTCCGAAGAATTGTTAGGGTTGGAGGGACATGCGGCGAGTCACTATTTTTCAGCCTTGGGAAGTGGATTTCGTGGTGAGATTGAATTCAGCACGAGGCAACGACGCCCACCTCCTGACCCGGCCAATGCCTTACTTTCGTTTGGATATGTTTTACTAGGTAATCTGATCGGCGGGCATATCGAAGCGCGAGGATTAGATCCCACTCTGGGTTTTCTTCACGCAATACGATCTGGTCGGGCTAGTCTGGCGTTAGATTTGTTGGAAGAGTTTCGGCATCCTATCGTGGATCGGTTTGTGATGCGCGTGTGCAATCTTCGCATTATTCAAATTAATATGTTTGAAGCTGATCCAGAAAATAGTGGTGGAGTACGTTTAACTCAGGATGGATTGAAGAAATTCTTTAAAGCCTGGGGCGAATATCTCGAACGACCTATTCAGGAAGATGGTGCGGAGAAAATAACCCCTACTGCCTTGATTTATCGCCAGGTGAATCGCTTGGCGATGGCTTTCCGAGGTGATACTACCTATCAGCCATTTCTGTTTGAGCATTGACTAGAAATTGACTAGAAATGAATCATTCTATGCGTTATATCATTTGCTATGACGTAAGTGACAATAAACGGCGACGTCATCTTTCGATGTGCTTAAGCGGTTATGGTGATCGAGTACAAGAGAGCGTCTTTGAGGCGGTTTTAGACCGTACACTCTTTGAAAAAATGATCAGCGATGTTGAAAAGCAGATTAAGCGTACAGTGGATACGGTACGAATCTATCCTCTTTGTGGAGTATGTACTAATAAGGTAGTGCAGTTAGGAGTATCTGTTAATAAGCATCAAGAAGATATTGTATTTGTCGTTTGAACGCGGGATACTTTCCGTAACATGGAATCGTGCCTTTTCGAGGGGCAGTTACGAAAAGCGACTTGGAGTGATTATAAACACCACATGTTGTGGTTAGTTCTAAGCGGAACAGAACCCCTAGGATCTATTTTAAGATATTAGCGTGTGTAAGATATTGTTTCATCACAAAGAATATTTGAACAGATTAGTTGGTTTTTAGCCTATTGCCACCTTTTTTAAGAGTGTATTAATGTGGAAAATGACATCTTTTTAGACGTTACGAAAAGTGTTTTACATTCTTCATAGATTCTAGTATGTTGCCAGGGAGTGGCCTGAAGTAATCGCCCCGCCTGAAAGGGGATTGCGACTCGATATCGCTTTTAGCTAACGCATCGTATGCAGACTTTACCTGAAGTAATCGCCCCGCCTGAAAGGGGATTGCGACAATCCAGTTGTTAACACATTTGCGTTGGTTATTGCACGCACCTGAAGTAATCGCCCCGCCTGAAAGGGGATTGCGACAAGCATTGAATAACTTCGGCGCGAATTATACTTAATATGTCCTGAAGTAATCGCCCCGCCTGAAAGGGGATTGCGACCTCTCTCAATGTCTTCCTTAGATAAGCACCATCTCCCACCTGAAGTAATCGCCCCGCCTGAAAGGGGATTGCGACCAATACATTCCTTTGCAAGTAGTTGATTATCTTCGCAACCCTGAAGTAATCGCCCCGCCTGAAAGGGGATTGCGACATGAATGGTGCGTGCACCAAGAAACTCTAAAATCATCTTTCCTGAAGTAATCGCCCCGCCTGAAAGGGGATTGCGACCTCACGAAAATCCCCTGATTCCCTCGAAAGAAAAGTTGTTTCGCCCGAAGTAATCGCCCCGCCTGAAAGGGGATTGCGACTTTCTCTATATCCTTCCGTGTGAGACACCACTTCCCTTGACCCGAAGTAATCGCCCCGCCTGAAAGGGGATTGCGACCAGATGGGAAAATTTGAATCCCAGATACCCGTATATAGACTCCCGAAGTAATCGCCCCGCCTGAAAGGGGATTGCGACCTCACGAAAATCCCTTCGAAAGTCAGATAATCTTCTTTTCCCGAAGTAATCGCCCCGCCTGAAAGGGGATTGCGACCCCTCTTCCTGATCCTCCATGCCCTCAACCTACCTTTCCCGAAGTAATCGCCCCGCCTGAAAGGGGATTGCGACACGACGTACATGTGAGTCATACAACCCTTTTTTTTAAAACCCGAAGTAATCGCCCCGCCTGAAAGGGGATTGCGACTTTATTTCTTCAACCCTTATAAAAACCGTACCTTTAAGGACCCGAAGTAATCGCCCCGCCTGAAAGGGGATTGCGACATAACTGCACGGTGTACCCGTGCGGTTTCATCCACCTCCCCCCGAAGTAATCGCCCCGCCTGAAAGGGGATTGCGACCTTTTTCCAGCCTTTCCTTGGCCTCCTCGATGTCTTCACGCCCGAAGTAATCGCCCCGCCTGAAAGGGGATTGCGACGTAGACGGGGTGACCCCCTGTCGCGACGACGGCCAGAAAATCCCGAAGTAATCGCCCCGCCTGAAAGGGGATTGCGACACATCGAGCTCCATCTCTGTACCTGAGTCCTCCTCATACCCGAAGTAATCGCCCCGCCTGAAAGGGGATTGCGACGAAAAATAGTCGGAAATATCTAACGGATGTTCCTCACTAAACCCGAAGTAATCGCCCCGCCTGAAAGGGGATTGCGACCGTCATAGAACATCCAGTCCGGGTATTCTGAGGAACACTCCCCCGAAGTAATCGCCCCGCCTGAAAGGGGATTGCGACCCTTCCTTCCGTGCTCATCAATGAACTCTATGCTGATCCCGAAGTAATCGCCCCGCCTGAAAGGGGATTGCGACCATAATGAGAGTTTCAGGGCTTGGATTGTCAGACATTTTCCCGAAGTAATCGCCCCGCCTGAAAGGGGATTGCGACCAGCGATATTTCTATCGCCGCCGTTCGGTATAGAGAATAGCCCGAAGTAATCGCCCCGCCTGAAAGGGGATTGCGACCGCAGCGCCCAATTCCGACAACGATGGATTTACAATTGGTTCCCGAAGTAATCGCCCCGCCTGAAAGGGGATTGCGACCCCCTTAGGTTTATCCCTATATCTCCGTACTCCCTGCCCTTCCCGAAGTAATCGCCCCGCCTGAAAGGGGATTGCGACTCATCAGACATTTTCAATCACCTCGCCATCTTCTTTAGTCCCGAAGTAATCGCCCCGCCTGAAAGGGGATTGCGACAAAAACGATTACGTTATAGTTAACCCAAGTTGCTACCTATGCGGTGAGAAACGAAAAAGCCCCTCTCCCCCGGGAGAGGGGTTGGGGTGAGGGCGGGAATTTGTTGATTCGTCAGCATCACGCCCTCACCCCCTGCCCCTCTCCCGGAGGGAGAGGGGAGAAAAGCGTGCTAGGTAGCAACTTGGGTTAGTTACGGAAGATATCCCCCATCCCGAAGTAATCGCCCCGCCTGAAAGGGGATTGCGACTCGTCCCATCTACTGACTCCACTGCTGATCTACAGAGCAAGGCCAGCTAACCACCACGGAGGACAAGGTACGAGGATGCGGTGAGGAACGAACCGCATCCATCGAGTAACCGCGAATTAGTGCACGTAGTTCGCGCAAGTGGTGGGCGTTGCAAAGGGCATGTAACACACCAAATTCCGCTTATTGCCCGCGCTTGGCCTTACTCGTCGAATTTGATGAAGAATGGGCATTCGGGAAAATCTATCTGACCATCAGCCCTAACTACCCATCCATTGGAAAGTTATTGCAGCTTTTACAGAAAGTTGGTTGCTCTATCTTATTGAACGGACGAGTTTTATAAGACCATTGTGTCCCCTGCTTATGCGATGGCCACGTGGAGCGTCGTCGAGGTACAACCCGAAGCAATTTCCCCACGTACCCTAACTAACCTGAGTTCGACGTAGGGGATGATGTAACCTGCTGTATCAGCTAGGCTTAATTAGATTCCAACAAAAAAGTCAACTATTGATTTGACCTACACCAGCTTTGCCCACGACCCTGCCCCAAGTCGTGCTTGGCAGATGCGTCCTATCCCCCCATTAGCCATACGTGTACACCTCCGTTGTAAAATGGAAATTTCCGCTTGCCTGTGCTCCTGTGCGAAAATCCACCCCGCTGATGCGGTCGGTCCCCGTTTTAGGGTTCCCCTCCGGGATACTCTCATTACTCCCCATAGCAGCGATTCACTATCCCCTGTTTTACGGGGGGAGAGTACGCAAATTCGCCAAACTTCGGGTACCCAACTGCGTCATACCAAAATTCTTGTGAGTAATTCTTAGGAAAAACGAGACCATGAGCGAGAACCAGCAATACGTCTACGCATTCACCGAAGGCGATGGCAAGAACAAACAGCTTCTCGGCGGCAAAGGGGCCAACCTCTGTGAGATGACCCAGATTGGCCTGCGCGTTCCACCGGGTTTTGTCATCACCACCAAGGCATGCCTGACCTACCTGGACGATCCCATGCACGATCTGCCCGCTGGTGTGATGGACCAGGTCCACGCCCAGATGGCAAACCTAGAGCAGATCACCGGCAAGGGCTTCGGCTCGGCCACGAATCCACTGTTGGTATCGGTACGATCCGGTTCAGCGATGTCCATGCCAGGGATGATGGATACCATCCTCAATCTTGGACTTAATCCAGCCACGCTACACGGCCTCATCACCCAGACGGGCAACGAACGCTTCGGCTACGACTCCTACCGCCGCTTTATTCAACTCTTCGGCAAGGTCGCACTGGGTATCCCCGACGAAAAGTTCGACCACCAGCTCGTCGCGGTGAAGACTAGTAGCGGGGTTGCGTCTGACGTGGATCTGTCCAGCGAAGACCTTAAAAGAGTCGCCTCACGCTTTCTCGCCGTGGTGAAAGAACACACCGGGCGTGACTTCCCCGAAGACCCCAACGAACAGCTCAAAATTGCCATCCAGGCGGTATTCAACTCTTGGATGGGCAGACGTGCCGTGGATTACCGGCGTGAATTCAAAATTACCAAGGATATGGCCAACGGTACGGCGGTAAACATCTGTACCATGGTTTTCGGCAACATGGGTAATGACTCTGCTACCGGTGTAGCCTTCACCCGTAATCCAGGTACTGGTGAAAACGAGTTTTTTGGCGAGTACCTGGTCAATGCCCAGGGCGAGGATGTGGTTGCGGGGATCCGTACCCCCAAGCCGGTAGCGGACATGCAACACGAGATGCCGGAGATCTACGATCAGCTCGTCAAGTTACGCCAAAAACTGGAGACTCACTACAAAGAGGTCCAAGACTTCGAATTCACCATTGAGAAAAACGTCCTCTACTGCCTCCAGACCCGCAACGGCAAGATGAATGCCCAATCGATGGTTCGGAGTTCCGTGGAGATGGTGAGTGAAGGCCTTATTGACCGGGAACAGGCACTACTACGCATTCGTCCCGAGGATCTAGAGCAACTTCTCTTCCCGCGTCTCGATCGTCACGCGAAGGTGAAGCCGATTGCTCAGGGTCTACCTGCCTCGCCCGGAGCGGCCTGTGGCCAGATCGTCTTCGATGCCGATCGTGCCGCGACCCAAGGCAAGCTTGGTATCAAGATTATTCTGCTTCGTGAAGAGACCAAACCCGAAGACATTCACGGTTTCTTTGCTGCCCAAGGTATTCTCACCTCGCGTGGTGGCAAAACCTCGCACGCTGCGGTCGTGGCCCGTGGCATGGGTAAACCTTGCGTAACTGGGGCGATGGGCATCCATGTCGATGTGGAATTACGCAAGGCCCACATCGGCGACCAGATTCTCTCCGAGGGGGATATCATCACCATCGATGGTGGTAGCGGTAACGTCTACCTGGGCGAGGTGCCGTTGGTAGCGGGTGAGTTTACCGACGAATTGACCACCCTACTGTCCTGGGCCGACGAGATTGCCACCCTCAAGGTAATGGCCAACGCTGATACCCCCGAAGACGCTCAGCGTGCGCTGAGCTACGGTGCGATGGGGATCGGATTGTGCCGCACCGAGCGGATGTTTAACGCGGTGGATCGCCTCCCCCTGGTGGTGGAGATGATCATGGCCGAGAACCACGAGGAGCGAGAAAGTGCCCTCAACCGACTGTTACCTATCCAGCGCCAGGACTTCATCGAGCTGTTTACGCTGATGGCCCCCCGCTCGGTGACAGTACGCCTGCTCGACCCCCCCATCCACGAATTCCTGCCTTCCGAGATCCAACTCCGCACCGAAATCGACAATTTGCGTAACCTGCGGACCACAGCCCAGGGTATGGACAAACTCATCGATACCTTGCGCCTACTCGATCCCGGTGTCGCGGAGTCTGCTCACGCTGCCGTCGAGACACTCCTCGCCAATCTACATCGCATCTGCGACATTCGAGCGGGCGAGCAGACCTTGATCGCAAAACAGAAGATGCTTCGCAAGGTCCGCGAGACCCAAGAGGTCAATCCCATGCTGGGGCATCGTGGGGTACGGTTGGGGCTCACCTATCCCGAGATCTATCAGATGCAAATCCGCGCAGTCTTGGAGGCCACAGCGGAGTGCATCAAGGCTGGAATAAATGTAAATCCCGAGATCATGGTGCCTCAGGTCTGCATCGTGAAAGAATTGGAGGTTGTGCGTGCCATGGTGGACAAAATACATGCCGAAGTAGAGGCCGCCTACGGCATAAAGGTCCCCTTCAAATTCGGCACAATGATTGAGGTGGTGCGGGCCTGCATGCGCGCCGACCGCTTGGCCACCTCCGCAGGATTCTTTTCCTTTGGCACGAATGATTTGTCTCAGGCCACATTTTCCTTTTCACGGGAAGATGC includes these proteins:
- a CDS encoding conserved hypothetical protein (Evidence 4 : Unknown function but conserved in other organisms), encoding MNKVLISFLGKARKEDNGKYRTARYRFDNGTVEETRYFGQALAKQLPLDKVILLGTQGSMWDVLMDDLGQGEEFAEDRLALIDEVDNNQVQESRLEILTPLLTRKIGKPCRLRLIPFGRNEEEQTRILEILTNEVNEGDDVYLDVTHGFRHLPMLGLLSALYLRTVKEVSIQGLYYGALDMLDKNTGETPVLRLDGLLTIADWIGAIARYDQSGDYGVFAPLLSNHLKTDTLKLASFYERTSNSVKAKVQLSTFHGLFKNVELSSIARLFRAPLEKRIAWFKENDRAKREWELAERYLERKDFLRATIFGYESLVTKETSKRKSDIHDFAERKSSAESLKKEHRDFKELEYLRNAMAHGLRSGKKEISDSLDSESGLVEKIKKLFKKL
- a CDS encoding hypothetical protein (Evidence 5 : Unknown function) encodes the protein MNYIRDYAVTISDAIKSYNEYVNTDVNQSYNHNYLKHGLGFLIGDINLNTKFDGGDPYGIYASVSGLKPIDTSKLINVFSKAEYDSLVMGSNQWTDWVNYSNRGTFIYDSVGLTNLSVDIKYFVLGDVDRTHSSPVFNGATEIFAAIYKGQFDVNIPDVYSVGEPMYVPFNINTNGELSNGLQFEVKYDVNKVSFDEMVSNLQGPWLQYVTHDNANGIVRFGAMNNQKNGSLQGLATPFNLKFIAKTPTDDISTDVVIRQLMDASDKEGDHFNIVLASQRVVMMYKMTQVVNNITEPTISIYPNPNTGNFTTEFELLPNTNMNASIYDYQGKLMINLGDVNSDGLNTKIIKYVTHPELPQGNYLLVLSNNNKQITKPFTKL
- a CDS encoding hypothetical protein (Evidence 5 : Unknown function); translation: MQRACNTPNSAYCPRLALLVEFDEEWAFGKIYLTISPNYPSIGKLLQLLQKVGCSILLNGRVL
- a CDS encoding hypothetical protein (Evidence 5 : Unknown function); this encodes MILEFLGARTIHVAIPFQAGRLLQGCEDNQLLAKECIGRNPLSGGAITSGGRWCLSKEDIERGRNPLSGGAITSGHIKYNSRRSYSMLVAIPFQAGRLLQVRAITNANVLTTGLSQSPFRRGDYFR
- a CDS encoding hypothetical protein (Evidence 5 : Unknown function), which gives rise to MSEEQNVETNDGTWSGLKKTIIGVLTTLVTAGGVWLSSQLFGGHEEAPAQATQQVAPVININNTQQQQQSGGNTTTIIKEKVVEKSAPQETKKAEPKQDELKTKEPQW
- the ppdK gene encoding Pyruvate, phosphate dikinase, translating into MSENQQYVYAFTEGDGKNKQLLGGKGANLCEMTQIGLRVPPGFVITTKACLTYLDDPMHDLPAGVMDQVHAQMANLEQITGKGFGSATNPLLVSVRSGSAMSMPGMMDTILNLGLNPATLHGLITQTGNERFGYDSYRRFIQLFGKVALGIPDEKFDHQLVAVKTSSGVASDVDLSSEDLKRVASRFLAVVKEHTGRDFPEDPNEQLKIAIQAVFNSWMGRRAVDYRREFKITKDMANGTAVNICTMVFGNMGNDSATGVAFTRNPGTGENEFFGEYLVNAQGEDVVAGIRTPKPVADMQHEMPEIYDQLVKLRQKLETHYKEVQDFEFTIEKNVLYCLQTRNGKMNAQSMVRSSVEMVSEGLIDREQALLRIRPEDLEQLLFPRLDRHAKVKPIAQGLPASPGAACGQIVFDADRAATQGKLGIKIILLREETKPEDIHGFFAAQGILTSRGGKTSHAAVVARGMGKPCVTGAMGIHVDVELRKAHIGDQILSEGDIITIDGGSGNVYLGEVPLVAGEFTDELTTLLSWADEIATLKVMANADTPEDAQRALSYGAMGIGLCRTERMFNAVDRLPLVVEMIMAENHEERESALNRLLPIQRQDFIELFTLMAPRSVTVRLLDPPIHEFLPSEIQLRTEIDNLRNLRTTAQGMDKLIDTLRLLDPGVAESAHAAVETLLANLHRICDIRAGEQTLIAKQKMLRKVRETQEVNPMLGHRGVRLGLTYPEIYQMQIRAVLEATAECIKAGINVNPEIMVPQVCIVKELEVVRAMVDKIHAEVEAAYGIKVPFKFGTMIEVVRACMRADRLATSAGFFSFGTNDLSQATFSFSREDAENKFLPFYHENGILQDNPFEVLDVNGVGRLMKLAVGLGRGTNPALKVGICGEQGGHPASIRFCQYVGLNYVSCSSPRVPVARLAAAHAKLKEKEYKFE
- the cas1 gene encoding CRISPR-associated endonuclease Cas1 3; the encoded protein is MPTLYVTEPGATVRIFGESLRVTAEGNRGDRAASTSQRALLEIAPHRLELIGLVGRVHITLDALKLCQEKGIGVAWFSWNGRFLGRMVPAAARSGDLRLAQYRVMVDTHTAIQFARTVITAKCSNAVAVLRRIQSNQPGLEEVSKALRKLVDIQEKIVDCDNSEELLGLEGHAASHYFSALGSGFRGEIEFSTRQRRPPPDPANALLSFGYVLLGNLIGGHIEARGLDPTLGFLHAIRSGRASLALDLLEEFRHPIVDRFVMRVCNLRIIQINMFEADPENSGGVRLTQDGLKKFFKAWGEYLERPIQEDGAEKITPTALIYRQVNRLAMAFRGDTTYQPFLFEH
- the cas2 gene encoding CRISPR-associated endoribonuclease Cas2; this translates as MRYIICYDVSDNKRRRHLSMCLSGYGDRVQESVFEAVLDRTLFEKMISDVEKQIKRTVDTVRIYPLCGVCTNKVVQLGVSVNKHQEDIVFVV
- a CDS encoding hypothetical protein (Evidence 5 : Unknown function), translating into MAVVYRHIREDTNEVFYIGIGKTDKRAYEKNRHRSDFWKNIAKNGFKVDIIFDDLTWEEAGEKEKEFILLYGRKDKGLGSLVNMTDGGDGGYGIIVKEGTKEKIRLFQLSLNKKGKPGRKQSSEIREKIKKNHPKLLPMR